Proteins from one Chelonia mydas isolate rCheMyd1 chromosome 14, rCheMyd1.pri.v2, whole genome shotgun sequence genomic window:
- the LOC114020985 gene encoding uncharacterized protein LOC114020985, with product MAPVHRDAQPGRFRMTIPWGLLLSGLIYSAISGNQCPEKAPSPGDCPLVSSRVCKGGSVNIPLNAPETTLDLCKQNGSTSKWDLIYSFGIGGPTYFKSYFKEQVLVSNGTVVVEKASQGAGGNYVFQDRNGKCLAQIALTVVDSSGSRSQSSAYQKVAAAAWYWCMFPLLSLLQWP from the exons ATGGCTCCCGTGCACAGGGACGCACAGCCGGGGCGCTTCCGGATGACAATCCCCTGGGGTTTGCTGCTCAGCGGGCTGATTTACAGTGCCATCTCTGGCAACCAATGTCCAGAGAAGGCGCCAA GCCCTGGAGATTGCCCACTTGTGTCCAGCCGTGTCTGCAAAGGGGGCTCAGTAAACATCCCACTTAACGCACCTGAAACCACCCTGGATCTCTGCAAGCAAAATGGGTCAACTTCGAAGTGGGATCTCATCTACAGCTTCGGTATCGGGGGCCCGACGTATTTCAAGAGCTACTTCAAGGAGCAAGTCTTGGTCTCCAATGGCACCGTCGTGGTGGAGAAAGCGAGCCAAGGGGCTGGTGGGAATTATGTATTTCAAGACCGCAATGGAAAGTGTCTGGCTCAGATAGCGCTGACAGTGGTGG ACTCTTCCGGTAGCCGATCCCAAAGCAGCGCTTATCAAAAGG TTGCTGCGGCGGCCTGGTACTGGTGTATGTTTCCTCTCTTGAGTCTGCTCCAATGGCCGTAG